A DNA window from Doryrhamphus excisus isolate RoL2022-K1 chromosome 2, RoL_Dexc_1.0, whole genome shotgun sequence contains the following coding sequences:
- the neurog1 gene encoding neurogenin-1 — translation MSTRHSRANPKLCSARASAHLTRHLPQRRHMDAYVHDIDSNSCDFFPLTDDEDSRASTRSASPPRTQQKKRRRGRARSEATVHVVKKNRRLKANDRERNRMHNLNDALDALRGVLPALPDESKLTKIETLRLAHNYIWALSETLRIADLALHDHQRPAAEPWFSCRSSPSSSSSSSSSSSPPSSSSSSPAYSACSPGSPHAHEDALFGLRAFVPGVF, via the coding sequence ATGAGCACCAGACACTCGCGTGCCAATCCAAAATTGTGCTCCGCACGCGCCTCAGCTCACCTGACCCGACATCTTCCTCAGCGCCGACACATGGACGCGTACGTGCACGACATCGACAGCAACAGCTGCGACTTTTTCCCGCTGACCGACGACGAGGACTCCCGCGCCAGCACGCGCTCCGCTTCCCCGCCTCGCACCCAGCAGAAGAAGCGGCGGCGCGGTCGTGCGCGCAGCGAGGCCACCGTGCACGTCGTGAAGAAGAACCGGCGCCTGAAGGCCAACGACCGCGAACGCAACAGGATGCACAACCTGAACGACGCCCTGGACGCGCTGCGCGGGGTTCTTCCTGCGCTTCCGGATGAGAGCAAGCTGACCAAGATCGAGACCCTGCGCCTGGCGCACAACTACATATGGGCCCTGTCCGAGACCCTGCGCATAGCGGACCTCGCCCTCCACGACCACCAGAGGCCCGCCGCCGAGCCCTGGTTCTCCTGCAGGTCCTCACCTTCttcgtcgtcgtcctcctcgtcctcatcCTCGCCGccgtcatcatcgtcatcttcGCCGGCGTACAGCGCTTGCAGCCCGGGCAGTCCTCACGCGCACGAGGACGCGCTCTTCGGCCTGCGGGCCTTCGTTCCGGGGGTCTTCTGA
- the tbc1d2 gene encoding TBC1 domain family member 2A, whose protein sequence is MSSSDHKHETHEVHQNPAATHQIHSKTHETYKSSPHTLMSLAETNETDPSLSKTHQCTTETYHSLTATILGPTKTHETDQSPEKTNQRTTVTLLSPEEIHETNYSPTDTRQSPSQAHETHEMHQNPTETIEIPTSTHESSIEIHYSILETQQSCLKTHASDTSPPETHKTHQSPGEEAQPLMEHHQDSQTVNLKNREHESTKEQGETELENETSSASGSPPAEDQKNPHSSAMTRTSSTPVTRHLNTHQAPSSADPDSQQVPAHFSGSSSEEPKLCGFLQKQGGPLRAWKQRWFTYEEKKNQLFYYRMPQDVMPLGRVDLSAATFTYPLKAETGTFHIKTPERTFILKAVNQELMLYWLQQLQVKRWQHRQTTSCPDSTNTTADEFLPLLKSPVGLVGEEAANMAPQRTPLANMSIKHPFIGIQNSVHNLRKRSSQEFPQSVFYVQTPAVDPEDASNGTVGQVVQGRGRHPRLESQWRKKNFRSSPETVQMSSDQMLCLQQDKEMLIEEVKAQKELVWLLHKALEAAQLEKRTCSDFVAAEGEQERLELLRHRERQAADLLGRLEETKMAAEAARQCLVERDLQVCQLQEDVRMLIEKNKAKQEVIIKLADHVTACTCKPPRSADSTQLQQHVENLKDDIEAYKTQNKFLNSEIYQLTKLWRKSSEQERSMMVKCAELEARHCQAESRYLGGLQKLQENKSLDLDQRQAIQKLIEDALKGEMKGVRPNVNSEHDKYGFKIIPDYEVGDVKLLAKIQALEIRSNNLMQQESRERPLLNRWAQYLAGRSDDDLCPSPELKGLLRGGVPHEYRQRLWRWVVRARTRAVRERHPCLYQQFCDKSHTCPHPASRQIQLDLHRTLTSNQNFSSPSSPTHQQLQRILLAFSWQNPAIGYCQGLNRLAAIALLVLQSEEDAFWCLVSVVDTIMPQDYYTKNLLASQADQHVFKDILVEKLPRLAAHFDLHGIDVSLVTFNWFLVVFVETLPGDILLPLWDAFLYEGTKVIFRYALALFKYKEEDILKINDSVDIYQYLRFFTKTISDGRKLMGIAFGDMNPFPGRLLRNRRAFHLERLQAELRELEEQQRTFEAVCGERKDKELDNTASEDEEELS, encoded by the exons atgtcatcatctgACCACAAACATGAAACCCACGAGGTGCACCAGAATCCTGCAGCAACCCACCAGATTCACTCAAAGACCCATGAGACCTACAAGAGTTCGCCACACACCCTCATGAGTCTTGCAGAGACCAATGAGACCGATCCGAGTCTCTCAAAGACCCACCAGTGTACCACTGAGACCTACCATAGTCTGACAGCCACCATCCTGGGTCCTACAAAGACCCATGAAACCGATCAGAGCCCTGAAAAAACAAACCAGCGTACAACAGTCACTCTCCTAAGTCCTGAAGAGATACACGAGACCAACTACAGTCCTACAGACACCCGGCAGAGTCCGTCACAGGCCCATGAAACCCATGAGATGCACCAGAATCCCACAGAGACCATCGAGATTCCCACATCGACCCATGAAAGTTCCATTGAGATCCACTATAGTATTTTAGAGACTCAACAGAGTTGCTTAAAGACCCATGCGAGTGACACTAGTCCCCCAGAAACCCATAAGACCCACCAAAGTCCTGGAGAAGAAGCACAGCCTCTCATGGAACACCACCAGGATTCCCAAACAGTTAACCTGAAAAACAGAGAACATGAGTCAACGAAGGAACAGGGAGAAACTGAACTTGAAAATGAAACATCTTCAGCATCGGGATCCCCCCCTGCTGAAGACCAGAAAAACCCTCACAGTTCTGCAATGACGAGAACTTCAAGCACACCTGTGACACGTCACTTAAATACTCATCAGGCTCCTTCATCTGCTGACCCTGATTCCCAGCAGGTCCCCGCCCACTTTTCAGGTTCTTCTTCAGAGGAGCCAAAACTTTGCGGCTTCCTGCAAAAACAGGGCGGGCCTCTGCGTGCCTGGAAGCAGCGTTGGTTCACCTATGAGGAGAAGAAGAACCAGCTGTTTTACTACCGCATGCCACAGGATGTGATGCCGCTCGGCCGAGTGGACCTCAGCGCTGCCACCTTCACTTACCCACTAAAGGCCGAGACGGGCACCTTCCACATCAAGACACCGGAACGCACCTTTATCCTAAAG GCTGTGAATCAGGAGCTGATGCTTTATTGGCTGCAACAGCTGCAGGTCAAACGCTGGCAACACAGACAGACCACCTCTTGTCCCGACTCAACAAACACCACCGCAG ACGAATTCCTGCCTTTGTTGAAGAGTCCTGTGGGCTTGGTGGGTGAGGAGGCAGCGAACATGGCTCCTCAAAGGACGCCACTCGCTAACATGTCAATCAAGCATCCTTTCATCGGGATCCA GAACTCTGTTCATAATCTTCGCAAGAGGTCATCCCAGGAGTTTCCTCAAAGTGTCTTTTACGTCCAAACCCCAGCAGTGGACCCGGAGGACGCCTCCAACGGCACCG TTGGACAGGTGGTGCAAGGCAGAGGAAGACACCCTCGACTGGAAAGTcagtggaggaagaagaatttTCGCTCCTCTCCTGAGACGGTGCAGATGTCGTCGGATCAGATGTTGTGCCTCCAACAGGACAAAGAGATGCTGATCGAGGAAGTTAAAGCCCAAAAG GAGCTGGTGTGGCTCCTTCACAAAGCCTTGGAGGCGGCTCAGCTGGAAAAACGAACATGCTCTGACTTTGTGGCGGCTGAGGGCGAGCAGGAGCGTTTGGAGCTGCTCCGGCACCGCGAGCGCCAAGCGGCCGACTTGCTCGGCCGATTGGAAGAAACCAAGATGGCGGCGGAAGCGGCCAGGCAGTGCCTGGTTGAGCGAGACCTGCAGGTGTGCCAGCTGCAGGAGGATGTTAGGATGCTGATAGAGAAGAACAAGGCCAAGCAGGAG GTCATCATCAAGCTCGCTGATCATGTCACGGCGTGCACGTGCAAACCTCCACGCTCTGCGGACTCCACACAGCTGCAGCAGCACGTCGAGAACCTGAAG GACGACATAGAGGCCTACAAGACTCAGAACAAGTTTCTGAACTCTGAGATCTACCAGCTGACCAAACTGTGGAGGAAGAGCTCCGAACAGGAGCGAAGTATGATGGTCAAG TGTGCCGAGCTGGAGGCACGTCACTGCCAAGCTGAGAGTCGCTACCTGGGAGGCCTGCAGAAGCTGCAGGAAAACAAAAGCCTCGATCTGGACCAGCGGCAAGCAATCCAAAAGCTGATTGAGGACGCTCTGAAGGGGGAGATGAAGGGTGTCCGACCCAACGTGAACAG TGAACACGACAAATACGGCTTCAAAATAATTCCAGACTACGAGGTTGGCGACGTGAAGCTTCTGGCCAAGATCCAGGCACTGGAGATTCGCTCAAACAACCTGATGCAACAG GAAAGTCGAGAACGTCCCTTGTTGAACCGCTGGGCCCAGTATCTCGCCGGCAGGTCGGATGACGACCTTTGCCCATCACCAGAGCTCAAAGGTCTGCTACGTGGTGGTGTCCCTCATGAGTACCGGCAGAGACTTTGGCGCTGGGTGGTCAGAGCCAGAACCAGGGCCGTTCGGGAGCGTCACCCGTGTCTCTATCAGCAG TTTTGTGACAAGAGTCACACGTGTCCTCATCCGGCCTCCAGACAGATCCAGTTGGACCTTCACAGGACTCTGACCAGCAATCAGAATTTCTCTTCACCATCTAGCCCCACCCACCAGCAGCTACAGCGCATCCTATTGGCCTTTTCCTGGCAGAACCCCGCTATTGGCTACTGCCAGGGACTTAACAG GTTGGCAGCCATTGCTTTGCTCGTCCTCCAGAGTGAAGAAGACGCTTTCTGGTGTCTTGTGTCTGTGGTGGACACCATCATGCCTCAGGACTACTACACCAAGAACTTGCTGGCCTCACAG GCGGACCAACACGTATTTAAAGACATCCTGGTGGAGAAACTTCCTCGGCTGGCGGCGCACTTTGACCTTCACGGAATCGATGTGTCTCTCGTCACCTTCAACTGGTTCCTGGTGGTTTTTGTGGAGACTCTTCCCGGTGACATCCTTCTACCTCTGTGGGATGCCTTTTTATACGAGGGCACCAAG GTGATCTTCAGGTATGCACTGGCGCTCTTCAAATACAAAGAGGAAGACATCCTGAAGATTAACGACAGCGTGGATATCTACCAATACCTTCGCTTCTTCACCAAGACCATTTCTGATGGCAG GAAGTTGATGGGCATCGCCTTCGGAGACATGAACCCATTTCCCGGCCGCTTGCTGAGGAACCGGCGAGCTTTTCACTTGGAGCGTCTGCAGGCAGAGCTGCGAGAGTTGGAGGAACAGCAAAGGACTTTTGAGGCCGTGTGTGGGGAACGTAAAGACAAAGAACTGGACAACACCGCCagcgaggatgaggaggagctaAGTTGA